Proteins co-encoded in one Oreochromis aureus strain Israel breed Guangdong linkage group 3, ZZ_aureus, whole genome shotgun sequence genomic window:
- the LOC120438162 gene encoding tripartite motif-containing protein 16-like: MAQKGVQLDRETFSCSICLDLLKDPVATTCGHSYCRNCIKSFWDEEDRKGIHSCPQCRKTFTPRPVLEKNVMLAALVEQLKKTGLQAAPADHCYAGPEDVACDVCTGRKLKAIKSCLSCPASYCRKHLQPHYDAAPLKKHKLVAPSKKLQENICSRHDEVMKIFCRTDQQSICYLCTVDEHKDHETVPAAAERTEKQKELEVRRLNIQQRIQEREKDVKLLQQEVEAINGSADKAVEDSEKMFTELIRLIQKRSSDVKQQVRSQQETEVSRVKELQEKLEQEIAELKRKDGELEQLSHTEDHNQFLHNYPSLSALSESTHSSSINIRPLSYFEDVTAAVSETRDKLQDILREEWTNISLTVTEVDVLLSPAEPKTRAGFLKCSHEITLDPNTAHTHLLLSEGNRKAIFMKQQQSYSDHPDRFTGLFQVLSRESLTGRCYWEAKWRGRGVGVAVAYKNIRRAGNVNECLFGNNDKSWALYCDTNSYIFQHNNVQTVLSGPLSSRVGVYLDHRAGILSFYSVSETMTLLHRVQTTFTQPLYAGLYIYGDGATAELIKVK, from the coding sequence ATGGCACAGAAAGGAGTTCAGCTGGACCGAGAAACCTTctcttgttccatctgtttggatctactgaaggatccGGTGGCTACaacctgtggacacagctactgcaggaactgtattaaaagtttctgggatgaagaggacaggaagggaatccacagctgccctcagtgcaggaAGACTTTCACACCGAGGCCTGTCCTGGAGAAAAACGTCATGTTAGCAGCTttagtggagcagctgaagaagactggactccaagctgctccagctgatcactgctatgctggacctgaagatgtggcctgtgatgtctgcactgggaggaagctgaaagcCATCAAGTCCTGTTTATCTTGTCCAGCCTCTTACTGTAGGAAACACCTCCAACCTCACTATGATGCAgctccattaaagaaacacaagctggtggccccctccaagaagctccaggagaacatctgctctcgtcatgatgaggtgatgaagattttctgtcgtactgatcagcagagtatctgttatctctgcacagtggatgaacataaagaccatgaaacagtcccagctgcagcagaaaggactgagaagcagaaggagctcgaggtgagacgactaaacatccagcagagaatccaggagcgagagaaagatgtgaagctgcttcaacaggaggtggaggccatcaatggctctgctgataaagcagtggaggacagtgagaagatgttcactgagctgatccgtctcatccagaaaagaagctctgatgtgaagcagcaggtcagatcccagcaggaaactgaagtgagtcgagtcaaagagcttcaggagaagctggagcaggagatcgctgagctgaagaggaaagacggcgagctggagcagctctcacacacagaggatcacaaccagtttctacacaactacccctcactgtcagcactcagtgagtctacacactcatccagcatcaatattcgtcctctgagctactttgaggatgtgacagcagctgtgtcagagaccagagataaactacaggacattctgagagaggaatggacaaacatctcactgacagtcactgaagtggatgttttactgtcaccagcagagccaaagaccagagctggattcttaaaatgttcacatgaaatcacactggatccaaacacagcacacacacatctgttattatctgaggggaacagaaaagcaatatttatgaaacaacaacagtcttattctgatcatccagacagattcactGGATTGTTTCAggtcctgagtagagagagtctgactggacgttgttactgggaggcgaagtggagagggagaggagttGGTGTAGCAGTCGCATACAAGAATATCAGGAGAGCAGGGAATGTAAATGAATGTTTATTTGGAAACAATGACAAATCTTGGGCATTATATTGTGACACAAACAGTTATATATTTCAACACAACAATGTCCAAACTGTCCTCTCaggtcctctgtcctccagagtaggagtgtacctggatcacagagcaggtattctgtctttctacagcgtctctgaaaccatgactctcctccacagagtccagaccacattcactcagccgctctatgctggactttATATTTATGGAGATGGAGCCACTGCAGAGTTGATTAAAGTCAAATAG